A single region of the Cryptococcus decagattii chromosome 4, complete sequence genome encodes:
- a CDS encoding ribosomal protein S8.e, with the protein MGITRDSRHKRAASGARRAHYRKKRKFELGRQPAMTKLDSSKRIHEVRTRGGNVKYRALRLDSGNFAWGSESITRKTRLIQVRYNATNNELLRTQTLVKGAVVDIDATPFRQWYESHYAQPAFRGAKSAVTEEADKKQSNHVKRILEERKKVAKIDPLLEQQFKAGRLLAVISSRPGQSGRADGYILEGKELEFYHHKLQVRKAKHAA; encoded by the exons ATGGGTATCACTCGTGACTCGCGCCACAAGCGCGCCGCCTCCGGTGCTCGTCGTGCCCACTA ccgaaagaagagaaagttCGAACTCGGTCGTCAACCCGCCATGACCAAGCTTGACTCTTCCAAGCGTATCCACGAGGTTCGAACCCGAGGCGGTAACGTCAAGTACAGGGCTCTCCGACTCGACTCCGGTAACTTTGCTTGGGGTTCCGAGTCTATCACCAGGAAGACTAGGTTGATCCAGGTT CGATACAACGCCACCAACAACGAGCTTCTCCGAACCCAGACCCTCGTCAAGGGTGCCGTTGTCGACATCGACGCTACCCCCTTCCGACAGTGGTACGAGTCTCAC TACGCCCAGCCTGCTTTCCGAGGTGCCAAGTCTGCCGTCACTGAGGAGGCCGACAAGAAGCAGAGCAACCACGTCAAGCGAATCCTTGAGGAGCGCAAGAAGGTTGCCAAGATTGACCCCCTCCTTGAGCAGCAGTTCAAGGCTGGTCGACTCCTCGCTGTTATCTCTTCCAGGCCGGGCCAGAGCGGACGAGCTGACGGTTACATTTTGGAGGGTAAGGAGTTGGAG TTCTACCACCACAAGCTCCAGGTCCGAAAGGCCAAGCACGCTGCTTAA
- a CDS encoding orotate phosphoribosyltransferase produces MSSQSLDSAKVAFIEAAIEHGVLLFGNFTLKSGRQSPYFFNAGLLYSSSLLSTTAQAYAKILSSSRIPDFDVLFGPAYKGISLAAVSAVSLYQQTGKDIGYCYNRKEKKDHGEGGTMVGAPLKGRIVIIDDVLTSGKAIREAIDILKASPEAKLVGIVQLVDRQEKGQSGSGKSTVQEVEEEFGVPVEPIIGLDDIVKYLESSGKWEKELQEVRKYREEYGVQRS; encoded by the exons ATGTCTTCCCAATCCCTCGACTCCGCCAAGGTTGCCTTCATCGAGGCTGCCATCGAACACGGCGTGCTTCTTTTTGGTAACTTTACCTTGAAGTCAGGCCG TCAATCCCCTTACTTCTTCAATGCCGGTCTCCTTTATTCCTCATCCCTTCTCTCAACTACCGCCCAGGCTTACGCCAAAATACTTTCGTCTTCCAGGATTCCTGACTTTGACGTCCTCTTCGGCCCTGCTTATAAGGGTATTTCCTTGGCTGCTGTCTCCGCTGTAAGCCTTTACCAGCAAACTGGCAAGGACATCGGTTACTGTTACAacaggaaggagaagaaggac CACGGCGAGGGCGGTACTATGGTCGGTGCACCTCTCAAGGGCAGAATCGTCATCATCGACGACGTCCTCACCTCTGGCAAGGCCATTCGTGAAGCCATTGACATTCTCAAGGCCTCTCCTGAAGCCAAGCTCGTTGGAATTGTCCAACTTGTCGACAGGCAAGAGAAGGGCCAAAGCGGTAGCGGTAAGAGTACCGTACAAGAGGTCGAGGAAGAGTTCGGCGTACCCGTCGAGCCTATCATTGGTTTGGACGATATCGTGAAGTACTTGGAAAGCTCCGGAAagtgggagaaggagttgCAAGAGGTCAGGAAGTACAGGGAAGAGTACGGTGTTCAAAGGTCTTAA